A single bacterium DNA region contains:
- a CDS encoding class I SAM-dependent methyltransferase, with product MEGEYQWVYEMHDQEEHLTYLKNYLPLINKGIKDIVEKEKVILDLGAGCCETSYLFTHYGAWVIAMDMMPEFIRCGQAFIDQDHYFERLVGDIEILPFADHSFDLVFCKEILHHLPSLSNVVSEIARILKPKGKCVVWEPVKGILEKKEDEEIRKSGLSHHGYSFFNYQRYFSQYFKLTKWEPLLEKVKVKKLITLPSFLLPLYLFLRGGGIKFKFLLKEEERVPRLKNKVVPFTLERFHRNDLLVEREKETKMKKELEILQSIF from the coding sequence ATGGAGGGAGAGTATCAATGGGTTTATGAAATGCATGACCAAGAAGAACATTTAACCTACTTAAAGAATTATCTTCCTCTGATCAATAAAGGAATAAAAGATATTGTTGAGAAAGAAAAAGTAATCTTAGATTTAGGTGCCGGGTGTTGCGAAACAAGCTACTTATTTACTCATTATGGAGCTTGGGTAATCGCGATGGATATGATGCCAGAATTTATCCGTTGTGGCCAAGCATTTATCGACCAAGATCATTACTTTGAACGTCTCGTTGGAGATATAGAGATACTCCCTTTTGCTGATCATTCTTTTGATCTGGTCTTTTGCAAAGAAATACTTCACCATTTGCCTTCACTCTCCAATGTGGTAAGTGAAATAGCTCGTATTTTAAAACCAAAAGGAAAGTGTGTTGTTTGGGAACCGGTAAAAGGTATACTTGAGAAAAAAGAAGATGAAGAGATACGTAAGAGTGGGCTTTCTCACCATGGATATAGTTTTTTTAACTATCAAAGATATTTTAGCCAATATTTTAAGCTGACTAAATGGGAACCATTATTAGAAAAGGTAAAGGTAAAAAAATTAATTACCTTACCAAGTTTTTTGCTTCCCCTTTACCTTTTTTTAAGAGGAGGGGGAATAAAGTTTAAGTTTTTACTAAAAGAAGAAGAAAGGGTGCCTCGGCTAAAGAATAAAGTAGTTCCTTTCACTTTAGAACGTTTTCATCGAAATGACTTATTAGTGGAAAGAGAAAAAGAGACAAAGATGAAGAAAGAGTTAGAGATTTTGCA
- a CDS encoding response regulator has protein sequence MTENKKTKVLVVDDEIDILRILKKVLELKNYEVITASTGKEALERINETIDIVLLDIMLPDLMGYDVCEIIKENPALKKIPVIMLSAKTQMSDIRKGLDIGVEMYITKPFDPFNIPEQLEDILQRKGEKR, from the coding sequence ATGACAGAAAACAAAAAAACAAAGGTCTTAGTAGTGGATGATGAAATTGATATCCTACGTATTTTGAAAAAGGTCTTAGAGTTAAAAAATTATGAAGTCATTACTGCTTCTACAGGAAAAGAAGCTTTAGAAAGGATTAATGAAACAATAGATATCGTCTTATTAGATATAATGCTCCCTGATCTCATGGGATATGACGTATGTGAAATAATAAAAGAAAATCCTGCCTTAAAAAAAATTCCGGTGATTATGCTCTCGGCTAAAACTCAAATGAGCGATATTAGAAAAGGTTTAGACATAGGGGTAGAAATGTATATTACTAAACCATTTGATCCTTTTAATATTCCAGAGCAATTAGAAGATATCTTACAAAGAAAAGGAGAAAAAAGATGA
- a CDS encoding response regulator translates to MSVVYTKKGKCKKCYSCIRGCVVKAIKVTEDRASIIAKRCISCGICFNMCSQGVIHYRNDHEKVKRILNRLGKKIAIIDPTFPGAFNEANGRKIITAIKELGFDEVWEAAAGGEIVNEKYQEILKNSQAGDAYITTHCAAIVNLIEIHYPILLPQLIPVVSSMFATAKIIKKEDPSAMIVYIGPCLAKKVEVKDKDIRNGIEEVITYQELKELLEEKNINYQELPPSETDGYNASFSRLYLACGGMVAGAYSHPSSLISKNDVLTLDGPRGIETLQAMAAGKKVKAKMIDIYFCRGCIDGPAMDIEKSYFEKREDVMNYVLSKSHLPVPDYQKLSAEIEIKRNFSNWQTPTKEILKKEMDEILRQIGRYKKEDVLNCGACGYSTCEEKAKFVVLGIASPELCLPALIHKITSEKNKTIEVVINSMSDGVLTIDKNLKIGVFNDALEKLFGYTQEEALGKTCKDMLCQDLGDKECSFYKVLATGKPVVDHEREITTKDGRKIKISASLSPLQDLNGDIIGGVEVLRDITLLKEIDKMKSGFVSNVSHELRTPLTSIKGSVELLLGEAEGPVGEGQRMFLNIIKKNTERLIRLITDLLDLAKIESGKIKMHKRLTDIKNLTEEVIVSLNPLLKEKSINLENITEENLPAVMVDEDRIKQVLVNLISNSIKFTSPQGVIKINSTQNSQEVVIGVQDNGIGIDSSNFKKIFTKFETIDVPASVRSQIKGTNLGLSICKNIIEAHEGKIWVESQLGQGSTFYFTLPKLKEEEIEITKKVRFGERITKKVLVVDDDHDVVKVVKSYLMREGMEVITAYDGNEAVRKAREETPDIITLDILMPGKNGFEIIEELRLYEETKFIPVIIISIVQIDDQEKIFRLGVADYLNKPIEPAKLISCLKDIERWIQSPRKKKKILLVDDEKDVLTVIRALLQDHNYLTMEAYNGQEAVEITEKRKPDLIIMDLMMPVMDGFEAIKRIKSNKKTAHIPIVVLTVRNLEEDRIQALMLGASEYLTKPFTKETLISKISDMLNEEKPVF, encoded by the coding sequence ATGAGTGTTGTCTACACTAAAAAAGGCAAGTGTAAGAAATGTTATAGTTGCATTCGAGGTTGTGTCGTTAAAGCTATTAAAGTCACGGAAGATCGGGCCTCTATTATAGCTAAACGTTGTATTTCTTGTGGAATTTGTTTTAATATGTGTAGTCAAGGGGTAATTCATTATAGAAATGACCATGAAAAAGTAAAAAGGATCTTAAACAGGTTAGGTAAAAAGATAGCCATTATTGACCCTACTTTTCCAGGAGCTTTTAATGAGGCAAATGGTCGTAAAATCATCACCGCGATCAAAGAATTAGGTTTTGATGAAGTCTGGGAAGCAGCTGCGGGAGGAGAGATTGTTAATGAAAAATATCAAGAAATTCTAAAAAATAGTCAAGCTGGAGATGCTTATATTACCACTCATTGCGCAGCCATTGTTAATCTTATAGAGATCCACTACCCCATATTATTACCTCAGTTAATTCCTGTTGTTTCTTCTATGTTTGCTACCGCTAAGATTATAAAAAAAGAAGATCCTTCGGCTATGATTGTTTATATTGGTCCTTGCTTGGCTAAAAAAGTAGAAGTAAAAGATAAAGACATCCGAAATGGCATAGAAGAAGTGATTACCTACCAAGAGTTAAAGGAACTACTGGAAGAAAAAAATATTAATTATCAAGAATTACCTCCTTCAGAAACAGATGGCTATAATGCTTCTTTTTCAAGACTTTATTTAGCTTGCGGAGGAATGGTTGCTGGCGCTTATAGCCACCCGAGTTCTTTAATCTCAAAGAATGATGTCCTTACTTTAGATGGCCCTAGAGGAATAGAAACTTTACAAGCTATGGCTGCTGGAAAAAAGGTTAAAGCTAAGATGATCGATATTTATTTTTGTCGAGGTTGCATTGATGGCCCGGCTATGGATATAGAGAAGAGTTATTTTGAAAAGAGAGAAGACGTGATGAATTACGTCCTCTCAAAAAGCCATCTTCCTGTTCCTGATTACCAGAAACTCTCAGCGGAGATTGAAATCAAAAGAAATTTCTCGAATTGGCAAACTCCTACTAAGGAAATACTTAAAAAAGAAATGGATGAAATTCTAAGGCAGATAGGAAGATACAAAAAAGAAGATGTCCTAAACTGTGGTGCTTGTGGTTACTCCACTTGTGAAGAAAAGGCTAAATTTGTGGTCTTAGGAATTGCTTCGCCAGAATTATGCCTTCCTGCCTTAATCCATAAAATTACCAGTGAAAAAAATAAGACCATCGAGGTTGTTATTAACAGTATGAGCGATGGGGTTCTTACCATAGACAAGAATTTAAAGATAGGTGTGTTTAATGATGCCCTAGAAAAACTCTTTGGATATACCCAAGAAGAAGCATTAGGCAAGACCTGTAAGGATATGCTTTGTCAAGATCTCGGGGATAAAGAATGTAGTTTTTATAAAGTCTTAGCTACTGGAAAACCAGTAGTTGATCATGAAAGAGAAATCACAACTAAAGATGGTAGAAAAATTAAAATTAGCGCCAGCTTATCTCCTTTGCAGGATCTAAATGGAGATATTATAGGAGGGGTAGAGGTATTACGAGATATTACTCTTTTAAAAGAAATAGATAAGATGAAGTCTGGTTTTGTTTCTAACGTTTCTCATGAACTAAGAACTCCTTTAACTTCAATTAAAGGCTCGGTAGAACTTTTGCTGGGTGAAGCCGAAGGACCTGTCGGGGAAGGCCAACGGATGTTTTTAAACATCATCAAGAAGAATACGGAACGGCTGATTCGATTAATTACTGACCTTTTAGACTTAGCTAAAATTGAATCAGGCAAGATCAAGATGCACAAAAGATTGACTGATATTAAAAATTTAACAGAAGAGGTAATTGTTTCTTTAAATCCATTATTAAAAGAAAAGAGTATCAACTTAGAAAATATAACCGAAGAAAACCTTCCGGCGGTCATGGTCGATGAAGATAGAATCAAACAAGTCTTAGTAAATTTAATCTCTAATTCCATTAAGTTTACTTCACCCCAAGGAGTTATTAAGATAAACTCTACTCAAAACTCTCAAGAGGTAGTCATTGGGGTACAAGATAATGGAATTGGGATTGATTCTTCTAATTTCAAAAAAATATTTACTAAATTTGAAACTATAGATGTACCTGCTTCCGTACGAAGTCAAATCAAAGGAACTAACTTAGGTTTATCCATCTGTAAAAATATTATCGAAGCTCATGAAGGTAAAATTTGGGTAGAAAGCCAACTTGGACAAGGAAGCACTTTTTACTTTACCTTACCTAAATTAAAGGAAGAAGAGATAGAAATAACCAAAAAAGTTAGATTTGGAGAAAGAATAACCAAGAAAGTTTTAGTAGTCGATGATGACCACGACGTGGTGAAAGTAGTAAAATCTTATCTAATGCGGGAAGGAATGGAAGTTATCACCGCCTATGATGGAAATGAAGCCGTGAGAAAAGCCAGAGAAGAGACTCCAGACATCATTACTTTAGATATTCTCATGCCTGGAAAAAATGGCTTTGAGATTATTGAAGAACTACGTCTCTATGAAGAAACTAAATTTATTCCAGTGATTATTATCTCTATAGTTCAGATTGATGATCAAGAAAAAATCTTTAGATTAGGGGTGGCGGACTATTTAAATAAGCCAATCGAACCGGCTAAATTAATTTCTTGCCTTAAAGATATTGAAAGATGGATCCAGTCACCGAGAAAGAAGAAGAAAATATTGCTGGTTGATGACGAAAAAGATGTCCTGACGGTAATAAGAGCACTTTTGCAAGACCACAACTATCTAACCATGGAAGCTTATAATGGTCAAGAAGCAGTGGAAATAACAGAAAAACGTAAACCTGATTTAATTATTATGGATTTGATGATGCCAGTGATGGATGGCTTTGAAGCCATTAAAAGAATTAAATCAAATAAGAAGACGGCTCATATTCCTATTGTTGTCCTTACCGTCCGTAACTTAGAAGAAGACAGAATACAGGCTTTAATGTTAGGGGCCTCGGAATATTTAACTAAGCCATTTACCAAGGAGACTTTAATAAGTAAGATCAGTGATATGCTAAACGAGGAAAAACCTGTTTTTTAA
- the smpB gene encoding SsrA-binding protein SmpB → MDRKDENKQLISSNKKALFDYHLLEKYETGIVLKGTEVKSLRVNGASLHESYADLKNNEVYLINCHISPYQYGNRVNHDPLRNKKLLLHKDEINKISRKIKEKNLTLIPLKIYLKNGLIKVEIALAKGKKLYDKRERLKEKIIEREVERETRFKIKLRGR, encoded by the coding sequence ATGGATAGAAAAGATGAAAATAAACAGTTAATTTCTTCTAATAAAAAAGCTCTATTTGACTATCACCTTTTAGAAAAATACGAAACTGGAATAGTCCTTAAAGGGACGGAAGTAAAATCATTAAGAGTAAATGGGGCTAGTCTTCACGAGAGTTATGCTGATCTTAAAAACAATGAAGTCTACTTAATTAACTGCCATATTAGCCCTTATCAATATGGAAATAGAGTTAATCATGACCCTTTAAGAAATAAGAAGTTATTACTCCACAAGGATGAAATAAATAAGATTTCCAGAAAAATAAAAGAAAAAAATTTAACTTTAATTCCTTTAAAAATATATCTAAAAAATGGTCTAATTAAAGTAGAAATAGCTTTAGCCAAAGGAAAGAAATTATACGATAAAAGGGAAAGATTAAAGGAAAAGATCATAGAAAGAGAAGTAGAAAGAGAAACAAGATTTAAGATTAAATTAAGGGGGCGATAG
- a CDS encoding N-acetylmuramoyl-L-alanine amidase gives MIFNLKRRAFLLIVFLFLASSVVPWSLGAFTIKDILVMDNIENLRHSVVLINKNEIEYISITDFAYIFDGYLEKEDLFTKVIFKERGKEVIFNHGSKEVFIDNEKIFLDTPCQIIKRKSYIPFSFIRERWGEIINISIIWKKEQDTLILEKKKEEKDKKVKEQSLKVFPPPYPRQRGIEKDKEVKEQSLAKEERKKEEKDKEVREQLLVKEERKKAEKDKEVKEQLLVKEEKKKARKEESLIKEKDSQEKTVSFLKKEEVVFDKRSHKRSNQGVVDLITIDPGHGGKDPGAVGSTGLKEKDVNLEVAKRVKELIETKSNIKVMMTRQLDEFIPLRRRSEMANAIKSKLFISIHANASFSEGADGFETYYLSAVASDNTARAVSLLENGVIEIENGAASKDYGYLEFILADMAQNQFIEESIELAGILQEIAKKKLNIKSRGIKSALFYVLKDTTMPAILVEVGFVSNPTEEQRLKDSCFKEKIAECISEAILAYKDKYKESLGFTK, from the coding sequence ATGATATTTAATTTAAAAAGAAGAGCTTTTTTATTGATAGTCTTTCTCTTTTTAGCCTCCTCGGTAGTTCCTTGGTCTCTTGGTGCTTTTACGATTAAAGATATCCTAGTTATGGATAATATAGAAAACCTGAGACATTCTGTGGTTCTTATTAATAAAAATGAAATAGAATATATCTCTATCACAGATTTTGCTTACATATTTGATGGTTATTTAGAAAAAGAAGACTTATTTACTAAAGTCATATTTAAAGAAAGAGGTAAAGAAGTTATCTTTAACCATGGAAGCAAAGAAGTGTTTATTGATAATGAAAAGATTTTTTTAGATACGCCTTGTCAGATAATAAAAAGAAAATCATATATTCCTTTTAGTTTTATCAGAGAAAGATGGGGAGAAATTATAAATATAAGTATTATCTGGAAGAAAGAACAAGATACCTTAATCTTAGAAAAAAAGAAAGAAGAGAAAGACAAAAAAGTTAAAGAACAATCATTAAAAGTATTTCCACCCCCTTACCCCCGCCAGCGGGGGATAGAGAAAGATAAAGAGGTTAAAGAGCAATCTTTGGCGAAAGAAGAGAGAAAGAAGGAAGAGAAAGATAAAGAGGTTAGAGAGCAACTATTGGTGAAAGAAGAGAGAAAGAAGGCAGAGAAAGATAAAGAGGTTAAAGAGCAACTTTTGGTGAAAGAAGAAAAAAAGAAGGCAAGGAAAGAAGAGAGTTTAATTAAAGAAAAAGATAGCCAAGAAAAAACGGTCTCTTTCTTAAAAAAAGAAGAGGTTGTTTTTGATAAAAGATCTCATAAAAGATCAAACCAGGGGGTAGTTGATCTCATCACTATTGACCCAGGACATGGAGGTAAAGACCCAGGAGCTGTAGGCTCAACTGGTTTAAAAGAAAAAGATGTAAATTTAGAAGTAGCTAAACGAGTCAAAGAATTAATTGAAACAAAATCAAATATTAAGGTCATGATGACTCGCCAGCTTGATGAATTTATCCCCCTAAGAAGAAGAAGTGAGATGGCCAATGCTATTAAATCAAAATTATTTATCAGTATCCATGCTAATGCCTCTTTTTCAGAAGGCGCTGATGGATTTGAAACTTATTATCTCTCAGCAGTAGCTTCTGATAATACAGCTCGAGCCGTCTCATTGTTAGAAAACGGGGTTATTGAAATTGAAAATGGGGCTGCTTCTAAAGATTATGGTTATTTAGAATTTATCTTAGCCGATATGGCTCAAAATCAATTTATTGAAGAAAGTATAGAATTAGCAGGAATTTTACAAGAAATAGCCAAAAAGAAACTAAATATTAAATCTCGGGGTATCAAGAGTGCTCTCTTTTATGTTTTAAAAGATACAACTATGCCAGCCATCTTGGTTGAAGTAGGTTTTGTCTCTAACCCCACAGAAGAACAAAGACTTAAAGATAGCTGTTTTAAAGAAAAGATTGCTGAATGTATTAGTGAAGCTATTTTAGCTTACAAAGATAAATATAAGGAAAGTTTAGGATTTACTAAGTAA
- a CDS encoding GerMN domain-containing protein, whose amino-acid sequence MAHKKHKTILIIITMVIVSVSIGFTYLYLRHKEMPFLDKMAISSFFEEEEVKVRLYFSSFDASCLALEERKIKKCEDKIEQAKLMIKELIKGPLANNLKPTLPLNCQIKEVFSHKETIFVDFDQNFVEEHCKGSCGEILTIYSIVNTLLDNLNSYKKVQFLVEGKEIETLAGHIFLQQPLFKEKRLIKVETKRGK is encoded by the coding sequence GTGGCTCATAAAAAACATAAAACTATCTTAATAATCATAACCATGGTTATCGTATCGGTGTCGATAGGTTTTACTTACTTATATCTTCGCCATAAAGAAATGCCTTTTCTAGATAAAATGGCTATTTCTTCTTTTTTTGAAGAAGAGGAGGTCAAGGTAAGATTATATTTTTCTTCCTTTGATGCTTCTTGTTTGGCTTTAGAAGAAAGAAAGATTAAAAAATGTGAAGATAAGATCGAACAAGCTAAACTAATGATCAAAGAGTTAATCAAGGGTCCTTTGGCTAATAATCTAAAACCTACCCTACCTCTAAATTGTCAAATAAAAGAAGTCTTTAGTCATAAAGAGACTATCTTTGTAGACTTTGATCAAAATTTCGTAGAAGAACATTGTAAAGGGAGTTGTGGGGAAATTTTAACTATTTATTCGATAGTCAATACCTTGTTAGATAATTTAAATAGCTACAAAAAAGTTCAATTTTTAGTAGAAGGAAAAGAAATAGAGACTTTAGCAGGACATATCTTTCTCCAACAACCATTATTTAAGGAGAAGAGGTTAATTAAAGTTGAAACCAAAAGAGGTAAGTAA
- the lepB gene encoding signal peptidase I, with the protein MSFINTWKKFRQSKIYEYLEVIVIALSLALVIRTFVIQAYKIPSGSMIPTLQVGDHLFVSKFAYGIKIPFTEKKILKFKSPQRKDIIVFKCPVDPSKDFIKRMIGLSKEEIMIKEKKVYINQKSIEEPYVIKSISSFKNIYSIRDNWEEPLIVPKNKYFVMGDNRDSSYDSRFWGFLSEEMIKGKALFIYWPPNRISLIR; encoded by the coding sequence ATGAGCTTCATTAATACTTGGAAAAAATTTCGTCAAAGTAAGATCTATGAATACTTAGAAGTAATTGTGATTGCTTTAAGCTTAGCCTTAGTTATCAGAACTTTTGTCATTCAAGCTTATAAAATTCCTTCTGGGTCAATGATTCCTACTCTTCAAGTAGGTGATCACTTATTTGTCTCTAAGTTTGCTTATGGAATAAAGATACCTTTTACTGAGAAAAAGATATTAAAATTTAAAAGTCCCCAAAGGAAAGATATTATTGTCTTTAAATGTCCGGTTGATCCAAGCAAGGACTTCATTAAAAGAATGATCGGTCTTTCAAAAGAAGAAATAATGATTAAAGAGAAAAAAGTTTATATCAACCAGAAGTCAATAGAAGAACCGTATGTAATAAAATCTATCTCTTCTTTTAAAAATATTTACTCCATCAGAGATAATTGGGAAGAACCTTTAATCGTACCAAAAAACAAATATTTTGTCATGGGTGATAACCGTGATTCAAGTTATGATAGTAGATTTTGGGGATTTTTATCCGAAGAGATGATTAAAGGCAAAGCCTTGTTTATCTATTGGCCTCCTAATAGAATTAGCTTAATCCGATAA
- the grpE gene encoding nucleotide exchange factor GrpE: MPEKEEEKKEPLEEVSEEEVLEKEPLEEVLEKDILIDQERLKKLEEGCKLADEYLDHLKRLKAEFENYKKRTLKEREELIKYANEDLISQLLPIIDNFERALLSEYEKHNLSFFKEGILLIKKQFSDLLSERGLKEMDPLGKALDSNLHHALMQKSSEEYEENIIIEELQKGYLLYDKVIRPSQVVVSSGRNSGEGKKKEEE; this comes from the coding sequence ATGCCAGAAAAAGAAGAAGAGAAAAAAGAGCCATTAGAAGAGGTATCAGAAGAAGAAGTATTAGAAAAAGAACCATTAGAAGAGGTATTAGAAAAAGATATCTTGATTGATCAAGAGAGATTGAAGAAATTAGAGGAGGGATGCAAATTAGCTGATGAATACTTAGATCACTTAAAAAGATTAAAAGCCGAGTTTGAAAACTATAAAAAAAGAACATTAAAAGAAAGAGAAGAATTAATAAAATATGCTAATGAAGATTTAATAAGTCAACTTTTGCCTATTATTGACAATTTTGAAAGAGCTCTTCTCAGTGAATATGAAAAACATAATCTTAGTTTTTTTAAAGAAGGAATTTTATTAATTAAAAAACAATTTTCTGACCTTCTTTCTGAAAGAGGATTAAAAGAGATGGACCCCTTAGGAAAGGCATTGGACTCTAACTTACATCATGCCTTAATGCAAAAAAGCAGTGAAGAATATGAGGAAAATATAATTATTGAAGAATTACAAAAAGGATACCTGCTATATGATAAAGTAATCAGGCCTTCTCAAGTCGTGGTATCCAGTGGAAGAAATTCAGGAGAAGGAAAAAAAAAGGAGGAAGAATAA
- the dnaK gene encoding molecular chaperone DnaK — protein sequence MSKVIGIDLGTTNSVVAVMEGGEPIVIANKEGFRTTPSVTAFTKSGERLVGQPAKRQAITNAENTIYSIKRFMGRKLNEVSQEDQEVSYQLKAASNEDVRVITREKEYSPPELSALILRKLKEDAESYLGEEVTQAVITVPAYFNDSQRQATKDAGKIAGLEVLRIINEPTAASLAYGLDKKKEEKIAVYDLGGGTFDISILEIGDGVFEVKATNGDTHLGGDDFDQRIIDWLADEFTKEQGIDLRKDVMALQRLKEAAEKAKCELSTTVTTEINLPFITADANGPKHLNVTLTRAKLEQLVDDLVKRTIGPCERALADSGFATKDIDEVILVGGQTRMPKVVEIVKNLFDKEPHKGVNPDEVVAIGAAIQAGVLKGEVKDVLLLDVTPLSLGIETLGQVFTKLIERNVTIPTRKSQVFSTAADNQTAVSIHVLQGERALTTDEGMKTLGRFDLVGIPPAPRGIPQIEVTFDIDANGIVHVSAKDLGTGKKQKIKIESSSGLPKEEIEKMVKEGELHAQEDEKKRNLAEAKNKADSLAYSAEKSLKEYGDKISQEDRQKIEEALSSLKKATEGKSIDEINKAIDELSKASHKLAEEMYKKAAEQQAKEQTKDGKETETAKDQKKDQEEVVDAEYKVEDEDK from the coding sequence ATGAGTAAAGTGATCGGTATTGATTTAGGAACTACCAATTCGGTAGTAGCAGTAATGGAAGGGGGAGAGCCTATCGTTATTGCCAATAAAGAAGGATTTCGGACTACACCTTCAGTAACAGCCTTTACTAAATCTGGTGAACGTTTAGTAGGTCAACCAGCTAAAAGACAAGCGATAACTAATGCTGAAAATACTATCTATTCTATTAAGAGATTTATGGGCAGAAAACTAAATGAGGTATCTCAAGAAGATCAAGAAGTTTCTTATCAATTAAAGGCTGCTTCTAATGAAGACGTGAGAGTAATCACCAGAGAAAAAGAATATTCTCCGCCAGAACTATCAGCGTTGATCCTTAGAAAATTAAAGGAAGATGCTGAAAGTTATTTAGGAGAAGAGGTAACTCAAGCTGTCATTACGGTCCCTGCTTATTTTAACGACAGTCAAAGGCAAGCCACCAAAGACGCCGGTAAGATAGCAGGATTAGAAGTATTAAGAATTATTAACGAACCTACCGCTGCTTCCTTAGCTTATGGATTAGATAAGAAAAAAGAAGAGAAGATTGCCGTTTATGATTTAGGTGGAGGAACTTTTGATATTTCTATCTTAGAAATAGGAGATGGAGTCTTTGAAGTAAAAGCTACTAATGGAGATACTCATTTAGGAGGAGATGATTTTGATCAGAGAATAATAGATTGGTTGGCTGATGAATTTACCAAAGAACAAGGAATAGATTTAAGAAAAGATGTTATGGCTTTACAACGTTTAAAAGAAGCAGCAGAAAAAGCTAAATGCGAGCTTTCTACTACGGTAACTACAGAGATAAATCTACCTTTTATTACGGCTGATGCTAATGGTCCAAAGCATTTAAATGTAACTTTGACCAGAGCTAAATTAGAACAATTAGTAGATGATTTAGTTAAAAGAACTATTGGTCCTTGCGAACGGGCTTTAGCTGATAGTGGGTTTGCTACTAAAGATATTGATGAGGTAATACTAGTGGGCGGACAAACGAGAATGCCTAAAGTAGTAGAGATAGTAAAAAATTTGTTTGACAAAGAACCTCATAAAGGAGTAAATCCAGATGAGGTGGTAGCGATAGGAGCAGCTATTCAAGCTGGCGTTTTAAAAGGCGAAGTTAAGGATGTTTTACTTTTAGATGTTACTCCTTTATCTTTAGGAATCGAGACTTTAGGACAAGTTTTTACTAAGCTGATTGAACGAAATGTTACCATTCCTACCAGAAAGAGCCAAGTTTTTTCTACGGCGGCGGATAACCAAACAGCAGTAAGTATCCATGTTCTTCAAGGTGAAAGAGCTTTGACAACTGATGAAGGAATGAAGACTTTAGGAAGATTTGACTTAGTGGGTATTCCTCCTGCCCCACGAGGCATTCCTCAGATTGAGGTAACTTTTGATATTGATGCTAATGGGATTGTTCATGTTTCGGCTAAGGATTTAGGAACAGGTAAGAAGCAAAAGATTAAGATTGAATCTTCTAGTGGGCTTCCTAAGGAAGAAATAGAGAAGATGGTAAAAGAAGGGGAATTACACGCTCAAGAAGATGAAAAAAAGAGAAATTTAGCTGAAGCTAAAAATAAAGCCGATAGTTTAGCTTATTCCGCCGAAAAGAGCTTAAAAGAGTACGGAGATAAGATTTCTCAAGAAGACCGCCAAAAAATAGAAGAGGCTCTTAGCAGCTTAAAAAAGGCAACTGAAGGAAAAAGTATCGATGAAATTAATAAAGCTATTGATGAATTAAGCAAAGCTTCTCATAAGTTAGCTGAAGAAATGTACAAAAAGGCAGCCGAGCAACAAGCGAAAGAACAAACGAAAGACGGGAAAGAAACAGAAACAGCCAAGGACCAAAAGAAAGACCAAGAAGAAGTAGTTGATGCTGAATATAAAGTAGAAGATGAAGATAAATAA